ACTGCTGCGAATGTACTGGTAGATAACACCGGGATGAATGTACTCAATGCGCTGACGAATCCCACTGTAATGGCAGCATTTGCACACGCCACGGCGATGTAATATCCCCAGGCGATGGAAAATCCCATATAGTCGCCAAACCCTCTCCGGGTATAGGCGTATGGTCCGCCAGTGACGTTAGGCACGATGCGGCTGAGGTTACCAAATATTTTCACCAGGAAAAAGCATCCGATAGCAGAGATCACCCATCCAAGCAGACTAACACTGCCGAAGGAGGATAATGCAGCTGGTGCGAGGAAGATGCCAGCGCCGATCATGTTGCCCACGATCAGGGAGGTACTGGTCAGGAGACCTAGTTTGTTCTTGTCTTTGTTCACAGATTGTAGTGTATTGGTAGCAAAAATAGGTTTTGGGCGAGAAAATGGAATTATTGTCAGGAATATTTGCTGATTTCCGGAAAAAGTATACATTTGCACACCATTAAGCAGGGGAATTAGCTCAGTTGGCTAGAGCGCTTGCATGGCATGCAAGAGGTCACCGGTTCGACTCCGGTATTCTCCACAGGTAAAAGCTCTCAAATTTCTTAGTAGTAGGAATTTAGGAGCTTTTTTCATTTTAACAGGAGTTGCGTTTTGTAGCCTTATGCCTAACATTGGTTCCGGTCCGTTTACCCAAATATCAGCAGTCCTTATGCCTGGTAAGCAAGGCGCCCCTTCTCAGGGTGTTTGTATTTATTAGTGGTAAATTGCTCCCTTGATGCTGGACAAGCTTATCCTGTGTTGTAAAGCTTTTATACGAGATGCCCTGACATATTCCCTATATCAATTTGTTCGAAATGGTCAAGAAAATTATCCTGCTCCTTATTCTTATTACCGGTATGTTCACCCGTGCCGATGCACAGTATGCTGATATGGGTAATGGGGTGATCAGGAACCATATATGGTGGTTTAACTGGAACGGATTTTCACTGTTTAACGGTGCTTCACGTAGTTTCACTACAGCTGATGGTTTAGACGTTGTTATTGCTTTTTCGCAGGTAAATGGTTTGAGACCTGCACCGAAGGTGATGAATACCTGGTCGGGAGCTGTGCTGCACTACCTCTATGATTTCTCGGACCCTAATATGATGCCCGCGTTGTACACCATGAACAACGGGCAGAGTTGCTATTTTACCATGACCATTACTGCTACACGTAATGGACAGCCAGCGCCTTTCACTTTTCTTGCGGCGGATGCGGAAGGCAGTTTGAGTCCAGTAGAAAACACTACATTTATTAGCAGTGGGGGGAACTGGAGTTACCTCGATTTCTTTAGAAACTCATCACAGACGGGCAATCCTGTAACTGGTTGCGGTACACAAACGATCACGATTACGGATACACAGGGTTCCATGGATGGATCTCCTGTGGGACAGAACCCTTTAATGGCTACAGTTGCGCCATCCAGTGGCGTATTGACGGTAGACGTAAAAATGGAGACGACTGTACCCGGTGGCATGGGGGTTGCTTTTGGTATCTATGCGCCACTGGACAGAGGTGATCTGCCTGCCAGTTATGGTGCGGCAAGGCACCTGTTAAAATATACGCGGGGCAATGGCTGTAACTTCAATCCGCCTTTTCCTCCCGCCACCCAGGATGCCAGTCTGATACTAGGGCATGTAGTGGCTGATGCGGACCCATTTGATAATGTAGATGATAATTTCAATGGTTTTGATGAAGAGGCTATCTCTGCATTCCCCGACTATACTGGCAACGGTTCTTACACGCTGCAGGTGCCATTATCTAATACAACAGGCGCTAATGCCTGGTTAACCGGAAGTTTTGATTATAACAGGAATGGGGTGTTTGATATGGATGAATCGGTGACAGTGATGGTGCCGGCAAATGCCACTAATGCTACCTTGAACTGGACAGGTTTGCCGGCGGTATTCCCGGCGGGTAACGGCGAGCTGTTTGCTTTCAGGTTACGTTTGGCATCCAATCTGCCTGCAACACAAAGTACAGCTATCACGGCAACAGACGGAGAGGCAGAAGACTACATGACGAGAATCAACGCCCCCTGTGCTGCCAATACAAATGCAGCTACCACCGCCATTTGTATCGGCAGTTCTGTGCAATTGCAGGCATCAGGTGGTGTTATGTATAGCTGGAGCCCTGCTACCGGATTGTCCGATGTAAGTATCGCTAATCCTGTTGCTTCTCCTACGGTTACAACAGACTATGAGGTGTTGGTAGCCGATGCGGGAGGATGTGGCGCAAAAAGTACGGTACGGGTAGTTGTCAATGATCTGGTTGATGTAAATACGCGTACAGATACTACGGTGTGCGCCGGTACTCCGGTACAGCTGACCACCATTTCTACAAATGGTACTACTTTCAGCTGGGCGCCCGCTACAGGTCTGAGCAATGCGAATACATTATCTCCGGTTGCCACCCCTGCTACCACCACGCGTTATATTGTCACTGCAGATAATGGGACTGGTTGTATCAGTAAGGACTCCGTGCTGATCACTATTTATCAGCCATCTCCCAAGACTGTTACACCTACCGATAGTACGATTTGTGCGGGAGCTCCGCTTACCCTACAGGCTACAGGCGGAGAAGTATATGAATGGCTGGAAAATGGTGTGCTGTTACCCGAAACTGGTAGCTCAATCACAGTTTCACCAGGTCAGACCAGTTCATATACAGTGAATATCATCAGTACCAGTTGCAGTACCAACGATAGCTATGTTGTTCCTGTTACTGTAAATAATCTGGCGGATGTATCCACCCGGAGCGACACAGTGATCTGTACCGGTGCCTCCGTACAGCTGACCACTACATCAGTTGATGGTACCACGTTTAGTTGGTCGCCAGCCACAGGATTGAGCAATGTGAACGTATTATCCCCTGTAGCAACACCAATGATCACTACGCGGTATGTAGTTACTGCAGACAATGGTAGCGGTTGTATTAGTCAGGACTCTGTATTGATCACCGTTAATCAGCGACTTACAGGATCTGTAACACCTGCTGACAGTACGATATGTGCGGGTGCTCCGGTGACTTTACAGGCTACAGGGGGAGATCTATATGAATGGTTGGAGAACGGTGTTATGCTACCGCAAACAGGTGATCAGATCACCGTATCACCCATTCAGAATAGTACCTACACAGTGAACGTCATCAATAACGTTTGTAGTACCAGTGAAAGTTTCGTAGTACCGATTACTGTTAATAATGTTGCCGATGTCGATACACGGCTGGATACTACTATCTGCGCAGGAGCATCGGTTCGGCTGCTTACCCGTTCGGTGAATGGTATTACTTTCAGCTGGACGCCTGCCA
The DNA window shown above is from Chitinophaga agri and carries:
- a CDS encoding T9SS type B sorting domain-containing protein, with the protein product MVKKIILLLILITGMFTRADAQYADMGNGVIRNHIWWFNWNGFSLFNGASRSFTTADGLDVVIAFSQVNGLRPAPKVMNTWSGAVLHYLYDFSDPNMMPALYTMNNGQSCYFTMTITATRNGQPAPFTFLAADAEGSLSPVENTTFISSGGNWSYLDFFRNSSQTGNPVTGCGTQTITITDTQGSMDGSPVGQNPLMATVAPSSGVLTVDVKMETTVPGGMGVAFGIYAPLDRGDLPASYGAARHLLKYTRGNGCNFNPPFPPATQDASLILGHVVADADPFDNVDDNFNGFDEEAISAFPDYTGNGSYTLQVPLSNTTGANAWLTGSFDYNRNGVFDMDESVTVMVPANATNATLNWTGLPAVFPAGNGELFAFRLRLASNLPATQSTAITATDGEAEDYMTRINAPCAANTNAATTAICIGSSVQLQASGGVMYSWSPATGLSDVSIANPVASPTVTTDYEVLVADAGGCGAKSTVRVVVNDLVDVNTRTDTTVCAGTPVQLTTISTNGTTFSWAPATGLSNANTLSPVATPATTTRYIVTADNGTGCISKDSVLITIYQPSPKTVTPTDSTICAGAPLTLQATGGEVYEWLENGVLLPETGSSITVSPGQTSSYTVNIISTSCSTNDSYVVPVTVNNLADVSTRSDTVICTGASVQLTTTSVDGTTFSWSPATGLSNVNVLSPVATPMITTRYVVTADNGSGCISQDSVLITVNQRLTGSVTPADSTICAGAPVTLQATGGDLYEWLENGVMLPQTGDQITVSPIQNSTYTVNVINNVCSTSESFVVPITVNNVADVDTRLDTTICAGASVRLLTRSVNGITFSWTPATGLNNANILSPVATPAVTTRYVVTADNGSGCISQDSVLITVNQRLPTSVTPADTAICAGASVLLQATGGERYEWLENGIVLPQTGSSITVSPAQNTTYTVNVINSTCGTNDSYVIPLTVNDITDVSTIADTVVCNGTPVQLLSSSVNGTIFSWVPATGLSDANALSPVATPATTTRYTVTADNGSGCTTQATVLLTINDRIPSSVTPADTAICAGAYVVLQASGGETYEWLENGIALPQTGSAITISPAQGSTYTVNIINNTCGTNESYVIPVIVNTIADVVTIPDTAVCNGTPVQLVSSSVNGTTFSWVPAIGLSNANALSPVATPAATTRYTVTADNGTGCTSEATVLLTINQRLPTYVTPGDTTICVGASLTLAASGGEAYEWLEDGVPLSETGSSLVVTPDQGTIYSVNILNNACGINENFVIPVTVNELPVTAVTSTNEIDCSRPSAMLLATGGIKYVWDNAGGISNTQIANPMVSPAATTTYYVTITDENNCTARDSVTVLADYTVGLSVYPLPSAFSPNGDGKNDCFGLKYWGAIQTLDFRVYDRWGVLVFSAQQAGACWDGTFKGALQPVGSYVYVIRAKTACGEVERKGVVTLVQ